The following are from one region of the Amycolatopsis sp. QT-25 genome:
- a CDS encoding class I SAM-dependent methyltransferase, whose product MDERPITTAQRNFRRVAEELECMGTQDRFTYIFRSRLWSSSSVSGPGSESVQTRELSDRLPGLLDRFGVRTLLDLPCGDYGWLSEVDLDLDRYIGADIVPDLIEMNAARFRDDPVREFRVLDLTGDPLPAADLVLCRDCLVHLSFADIERALRNLERSGSRYLLTTTFTELGTNTDIATGDWRPLNLCRAPFGFPEPLAVLVEGCTEEGGAYADKSLGLWEIAAIVD is encoded by the coding sequence GTGGACGAACGACCGATCACCACGGCGCAGCGCAACTTCCGGCGGGTCGCCGAAGAGCTCGAATGCATGGGGACACAGGATCGGTTCACCTACATCTTCCGATCCCGGTTGTGGAGTTCGTCGTCGGTTTCCGGGCCCGGTTCCGAGTCGGTCCAGACACGGGAATTGAGCGACCGGCTGCCTGGCCTCCTCGATCGTTTCGGGGTGCGTACCCTGCTCGATCTCCCGTGCGGCGACTACGGCTGGCTCAGTGAGGTCGACCTCGACCTCGACCGGTACATCGGCGCCGACATCGTCCCCGACCTGATCGAGATGAACGCCGCGCGGTTCCGCGACGATCCGGTCCGCGAGTTCCGGGTGCTCGACCTGACCGGTGACCCGCTGCCGGCGGCCGATCTCGTCCTGTGCCGGGATTGTCTGGTGCACTTGAGTTTCGCCGACATCGAGCGGGCGCTGCGCAACCTCGAGCGAAGTGGCTCCCGGTACTTGCTGACCACGACCTTCACCGAACTGGGCACCAACACCGACATCGCGACGGGCGATTGGCGGCCGCTGAACCTGTGCCGGGCGCCGTTCGGATTCCCGGAGCCGCTGGCCGTGCTGGTCGAAGGGTGCACGGAAGAGGGCGGGGCCTACGCCGACAAGTCGTTGGGGTTGTGGGAGATCGCCGCGATCGTGGACTGA